Proteins co-encoded in one Gimesia chilikensis genomic window:
- a CDS encoding DUF1559 domain-containing protein — protein sequence MSYPPARLSRRGFTLIELLVVIAIIATLIALLLPAVQQAREAARRSQCKNNLKQLGLALHNYHDTHSCFPAGYYSYGTSDGSGPGWAEIDANTWDAAPGWSWSMMLLPYLDQANIYNALDVNRPCWNLANAGAVQTKLPVFLCPTSSGGDEPFLVRDGAGSPLLKGGAQLLFGRSHYVASHGQESCWGDCGASTTGVIFTDIYTKTTKTVTINGDASKVADGPFFRNSRTRMRDATDGLSNTIFLGEHSSRLSDKTWVGVVPGAFTHPQFSTPENGPDAAATLSLVHAGPSGGELDITGFPIIHPVNFPTYHVGQMYSEHVGGGHVCLGDGSVRFVSENIDLLLWAALSSLNEGELIGEF from the coding sequence ATGAGCTACCCGCCTGCCCGACTGTCCCGCCGGGGTTTTACGTTGATTGAACTGCTGGTGGTGATCGCGATTATTGCCACGTTGATTGCCCTGCTGTTGCCTGCAGTTCAGCAGGCGCGGGAGGCGGCGCGGCGGAGTCAGTGCAAGAATAATCTGAAACAGCTGGGGCTGGCGTTGCATAATTATCATGATACGCACTCCTGTTTTCCCGCGGGTTATTATTCGTATGGAACCAGCGACGGTTCGGGGCCGGGCTGGGCGGAGATTGATGCGAATACCTGGGATGCGGCACCGGGCTGGTCGTGGAGCATGATGCTGCTGCCTTACCTGGATCAGGCGAATATCTACAATGCACTGGACGTGAACCGGCCCTGCTGGAACCTGGCGAATGCGGGGGCTGTGCAGACCAAGCTGCCGGTCTTTCTGTGTCCGACCTCTTCGGGCGGCGATGAGCCGTTCCTGGTGCGGGACGGAGCCGGCAGTCCGCTGTTGAAAGGGGGCGCGCAGCTGCTGTTCGGTCGGTCGCATTATGTCGCCAGCCATGGTCAGGAATCGTGTTGGGGGGATTGCGGGGCGAGTACGACGGGTGTGATCTTCACGGATATTTACACCAAGACAACCAAAACGGTGACGATTAACGGCGATGCTTCGAAGGTAGCGGATGGACCGTTCTTCCGTAATTCACGCACACGAATGCGGGACGCCACCGATGGTCTCTCGAATACGATTTTCCTGGGCGAACATTCTTCGCGACTCAGTGATAAAACCTGGGTGGGTGTGGTGCCGGGGGCATTTACACATCCCCAGTTTTCGACTCCCGAGAATGGACCGGACGCCGCGGCGACACTGTCGCTGGTACATGCAGGACCTTCGGGGGGCGAGCTGGACATCACCGGGTTCCCGATTATCCATCCGGTGAACTTTCCGACCTACCACGTGGGGCAGATGTATTCCGAACATGTGGGGGGCGGGCATGTCTGCCTGGGCGATGGTTCAGTCCGGTTTGTTTCCGAGAATATTGATCTGCTGCTCTGGGCGGCCCTCTCGAGTCTGAACGAGGGTGAATTGATCGGGGAGTTTTAA